One Pyrus communis chromosome 4, drPyrComm1.1, whole genome shotgun sequence genomic region harbors:
- the LOC137730614 gene encoding geranyl diphosphate phosphohydrolase-like, translated as MVEQTLNMPNGIVAPRVVVVVCLLKGKKVLLGRRRSSIGDSKFSLPSGHLEFGESFEECAARELKEETDLDIKNIELLTVTNHVFLEEAKPCQYVAIVTRAVLADEDQEPQNMEPNMCDGWDWYEWDNLPKPLFWPLEKAVQAGFNPFRP; from the exons ATGGTTGAGCAAACACTAAACATGCCAAACGGGATTGTGGCCCCGAGAGTTGTGGTGGTAGTGTGCCTGTTGAAAGGGAAGAAGGTGCTGTTAGGACGCCGTCGTTCCTCCATTGGCGACTCCAAGTTTTCCCTTCCTAGCGGCCACCTCGAGTTTG GTGAGAGCTTTGAGGAGTGTGCAGCAAGAGAACTGAAGGAAGAAACTGATTTGGACATCAAGAATATAGAGCTGCTGACTGTCACAAACCATGTGTTCCTCGAGGAAGCGAAGCCGTGCCAGTACGTGGCGATTGTGACCAGAGCAGTGTTGGCAGATGAAGATCAAGAGCCCCAGAATATGGAGCCCAACATGTGCGATGGTTGGGATTGGTATGAGTGGGACAATCTTCCTAAACCACTTTTTTGGCCTTTGGAGAAGGCGGTGCAGGCTGGATTTAATCCCTTCCGTCCATGA
- the LOC137732418 gene encoding phosphoenolpyruvate carboxylase 4-like isoform X1, with product MTDTTDDIAEEISFQSFEDDCRMLGSLLQEVLQREVRSQITEKVERTRILAQSACTMRNAGIEDVAEVLEKQLASEISKMSLEEALILARAFSHYLNLMGVAETHHRVRKQRNDSNEASLSKSCDDIFNQLVHGGVSPDELYNTVCKQEVEIVLTAHPTQINRRTLQYKHIRIAHLLDYKDRPDIGNEDKEMLIEDLVREITSIWQTDELRRHKPTPVDEARAGLNIVEQSLWKAVPHYLRRVSNALKKHTGKPLPLTCTPIKFGSWMGGDRDGNPNVTAKVTKDVSLLSRWMAIDLYVRELDNLKFELSMNRCSDRLSRLADEILEQETSSKDRHENWHQWLGRHQSKQQGAALPSQLPARADQPSCTECIPRIQIMRADYLPKHQDGQDPPMSSPSSQSPFLNGHTIPNGSSGSPSSNSSRLLNQRKMFAESQIGRSSFQKLLEPRPPQRSGIAPYRVVLGNVKDKLMKAQRRLELLLEDLPCEYDPWDCYDTSDQLLEPLLLCYESLQSCGSGVLADGRLTDLIRRVATFGMVLMKLDLRQESGRHAETLDAVTKYLDMGTYSEWDEEKKLEFLTKELKGKRPLVPKSMEVGPDVKEVLDTFRVAAELGSDSLGAYVISMASNASDVLAVELLQKDARLAVSGGLGRPCPGGTLRVVPLFETVSDLREAGSAIRKLLSIDWYREHITKNHNGLQEVMVGYSDSGKDAGRFTAAWELYKAQEDVVAACNEFGIKVTLFHGRGGSIGRGGGPTYLAIQSQPPGSVMGTLRSTEQGEMVQAKFGLPQTAVRQLEIYTTAVLLATIKPPLSPREEKWRNLMEEISKISCQNYRSVVYENPEFLDYFHEATPQAELGFLNIGSRPTRRKTSTGIGHLRAIPWVFAWTQTRFVLPSWLGVGAGLRGVCEKGHTNDLKAMYKEWPFFQCTLDLIEMVLGKADTHIAKQYDEVLVSESRRHLGSELRRELLTTEKYVLVVSGHEKLSENNRSLRKLIESRLPFLNPMNMLQVEVLKRLRRDDDNNKLRDALLITINGIAAGMRNTG from the exons ATGACGGACACCACGGACGACATAGCGGAGGAAATCTCCTTCCAGAGCTTTGAAGACGACTGCAGAATGCTCGGCAGCCTTCTCCAGGAGGTGCTGCAGCGAGAGGTCCGAAGCCAAATCACGGAGAAAGTCGAAAGGACCCGAATCCTCGCTCAG AGTGCTTGTACTATGAGGAATGCGGGGATAGAGGACGTTGCCGAGGTGCTGGAGAAGCAGCTGGCATCAGAAATATCAAAGATGAGCTTGGAGGAGGCTCTGATCCTCGCTCGTGCTTTCAGCCATTACCTCAATTTGATGGGCGTCGCCGAAACCCATCACAG GGTTCGCAAGCAACGAAATGACTCGAATGAGGCATCTCTGTCGAAATCTTGCGACGATATTTTTAATCAGCTTGTGCATGGTGGTGTTTCTCCTGATGAGCTTTATAATACTGTTTGCAAGCAG GAGGTTGAAATTGTTCTTACTGCACATCCTACGCAAATTAATCGTCGTACCTTACAATACAAGCATATAAGAATTGCT CATCTTTTAGACTACAAGGACAGGCCTGATATTGGTAACGAAGACAAAGAAATGCTGATTGAAGATCTG GTGAGAGAGATTACCTCGATATGGCAGACAGATGAGCTTAGGCGCCATAAACCTACACCGGTCGATGAAGCTAGGGCAG GTTTGAACATTGTGGAGCAGTCCCTTTGGAAAGCTGTACCTCATTATCTTCGGCGAGTTAGCAATGCTTTAAAGAAG CATACCGGAAAACCACTTCCATTAACTTGCACACCAATCAAATTTGGGTCTTGGATGGGGGGTGACAGAGATGGAAATCCTAATGTAACAGCAAAG GTCACAAAAGATGTCTCACTTTTATCTAGGTGGATGGCCATTGATCTCTACGTTCGAGAACTTGATAACCTCAAATTTGAGCTATCCATGAACCGTTGCAGTGACAGACTGTCGAGGCTGGCAGATGAAATTCTAGAGCAAG AAACTTCATCCAAGGATCGGCATGAGAATTGGCATCAGTGGCTTGGTAGACATCAGTCGAAGCAACAAGGTGCGGCCCTTCCATCACAACTTCCAGCCAGAGCTGATCAACCCTCGTGCACAG AATGCATTCCCCGAATTCAAATTATGAGGGCTGATTACCTGCCGAAACATCAG GATGGTCAGGACCCTCCAATGTCAAGTCCTTCCTCCCAGAGTCCCTTTCTCAACGGGCATACGATACCAAATGGATCTTCAGGGTCTCCCTCTTCTAATTCAAGTCGACTGCTTAATCAAAGGAAAATGTTTGCAGAGTCCCAGATTGGAAGGTCCAGTTTCCAAAAGCTTTTAGAGCCAAGGCCTCCTCAGAGATCTGGAATTGCTCCTTATAGAGTGGTTCTTGGTAATGTAAAGGACAAG CTTATGAAGGCACAAAGACGTTTGGAGCTTCTCCTTGAAGATCTTCCTTGTGAGTATGACCCTTGGGATTGCTATGACACTTCAGATCAACTTTTAGAACCGCTGCTCCTATGCTACGAGTCTTTG CAATCATGTGGATCTGGGGTGCTAGCTGACGGTCGGCTTACTGATCTGATCCGAAGAGTTGCTACATTTGGGATGGTACTAATGAAGCTCGATTTGCGTCAG GAATCTGGGAGACATGCTGAAACGCTTGATGCTGTTACCAAATATTTGGATATGGGTACGTACAGTGAGTGGGATGAAGAAAAGAAACTCGAATTTCTTACTAAAGAGCTCAAAGGGAAAAGACCACTAGTCCCAAAAAGCATGGAG GTTGGTCCTGATGTTAAGGAAGTACTTGATACCTTCCGCGTTGCTGCTGAGCTGGGGAGTGATTCACTTGGAGCCTATGTGATTTCTATGGCGTCAAAC GCAAGTGATGTCCTCGCGGTCGAGCTTTTGCAGAAAGATGCACGACTTGCTGTTAGTGGGGGGCTAGGAAGGCCATGTCCTGGTGGAAC GCTGCGGGTGGTTCCTTTGTTTGAAACTGTGAGCGACTTGAGAGAAGCTGGCTCAGCGATCAGAAAATTATTATCCATTGATTGGTACAGGGAGCACATAACCAAGAACCACAATGGTCTTCAAGAG GTGATGGTTGGATATTCGGATTCTGGTAAAGATGCTGGGCGTTTCACTGCGGCATGGGAACTTTACAAAGCGCAAGAGGATGTTGTGGCCGCATGCAATGAATTTGGCATTAAGGTTACCCTGTTCCATGGGCGAGGGGGAAGTATCGGTCGTGGAGGTGGTCCTACATATCTTGCCATTCAATCTCAACCTCCGGGCTCTGTAATG GGTACCCTACGATCAACTGAGCAAGGAGAGATGGTTCAGGCAAAATTTGGGCTGCCACAAACTGCTGTCAGGCAGCTAGAAATATACACGACAGCTGTGCTGCTTGCAACTATAAAACCTCCACTCTCACCTCGCGAAGAAAAGTGGCGTAACCTCATGGAGGAGATCTCAAAAATCAGTTGTCAGAACTACCGGAGTGTAGTCTACGAAAATCCAGAATTCCTTGACTACTTCCATGAGGCTACACCCCAGGCTGAGCTTGGCTTCCTCAACATTGGAAGCCGCCCCACAAGAAGAAAGACCTCCACAGGAATTGGACATCTTCGTGCAATTCCATGGGTGTTTGCATGGACCCAGACCAGATTTGTTCTTCCATCATGGCTCGGAGTTGGAGCAGGCTTAAGGGGGGTTTGCGAGAAGGGACACACCAACGACTTGAAAGCTATGTACAAAGAATGGCCCTTCTTTCAGTGTACCCTTGACCTTATAGAGATGGTTTTGGGGAAGGCAGACACTCATATAGCCAAACAGTACGACGAAGTCCTTGTCTCAGAAAGCAGGCGACATCTTGGTTCTGAGCTGCGAAGGGAGCTCTTGACTACAGAGAAGTATGTACTGGTGGTTAGCGGGCACGAGAAACTATCCGAGAATAATCGGAGCTTGAGGAAGCTTATTGAAAGCAGGCTCCCCTTTCTCAATCCTATGAACATGTTACAGGTTGAGGTACTCAAGAGACTGAGACGCGATGACGATAACAATAAACTTCGAGATGCATTGCTCATAACAATAAATGGGATCGCCGCAGGGATGAGAAACACAGGCTGA
- the LOC137732418 gene encoding phosphoenolpyruvate carboxylase 4-like isoform X2 codes for MGSVYSSIGLLNVELVQLRHSHEVEIVLTAHPTQINRRTLQYKHIRIAHLLDYKDRPDIGNEDKEMLIEDLVREITSIWQTDELRRHKPTPVDEARAGLNIVEQSLWKAVPHYLRRVSNALKKHTGKPLPLTCTPIKFGSWMGGDRDGNPNVTAKVTKDVSLLSRWMAIDLYVRELDNLKFELSMNRCSDRLSRLADEILEQETSSKDRHENWHQWLGRHQSKQQGAALPSQLPARADQPSCTECIPRIQIMRADYLPKHQDGQDPPMSSPSSQSPFLNGHTIPNGSSGSPSSNSSRLLNQRKMFAESQIGRSSFQKLLEPRPPQRSGIAPYRVVLGNVKDKLMKAQRRLELLLEDLPCEYDPWDCYDTSDQLLEPLLLCYESLQSCGSGVLADGRLTDLIRRVATFGMVLMKLDLRQESGRHAETLDAVTKYLDMGTYSEWDEEKKLEFLTKELKGKRPLVPKSMEVGPDVKEVLDTFRVAAELGSDSLGAYVISMASNASDVLAVELLQKDARLAVSGGLGRPCPGGTLRVVPLFETVSDLREAGSAIRKLLSIDWYREHITKNHNGLQEVMVGYSDSGKDAGRFTAAWELYKAQEDVVAACNEFGIKVTLFHGRGGSIGRGGGPTYLAIQSQPPGSVMGTLRSTEQGEMVQAKFGLPQTAVRQLEIYTTAVLLATIKPPLSPREEKWRNLMEEISKISCQNYRSVVYENPEFLDYFHEATPQAELGFLNIGSRPTRRKTSTGIGHLRAIPWVFAWTQTRFVLPSWLGVGAGLRGVCEKGHTNDLKAMYKEWPFFQCTLDLIEMVLGKADTHIAKQYDEVLVSESRRHLGSELRRELLTTEKYVLVVSGHEKLSENNRSLRKLIESRLPFLNPMNMLQVEVLKRLRRDDDNNKLRDALLITINGIAAGMRNTG; via the exons ATGGGGAGCGTATATAGTTCGATTGGGTTACTGAACGTTGAACTCGTTCAATTAAGGCATAGTCAT GAGGTTGAAATTGTTCTTACTGCACATCCTACGCAAATTAATCGTCGTACCTTACAATACAAGCATATAAGAATTGCT CATCTTTTAGACTACAAGGACAGGCCTGATATTGGTAACGAAGACAAAGAAATGCTGATTGAAGATCTG GTGAGAGAGATTACCTCGATATGGCAGACAGATGAGCTTAGGCGCCATAAACCTACACCGGTCGATGAAGCTAGGGCAG GTTTGAACATTGTGGAGCAGTCCCTTTGGAAAGCTGTACCTCATTATCTTCGGCGAGTTAGCAATGCTTTAAAGAAG CATACCGGAAAACCACTTCCATTAACTTGCACACCAATCAAATTTGGGTCTTGGATGGGGGGTGACAGAGATGGAAATCCTAATGTAACAGCAAAG GTCACAAAAGATGTCTCACTTTTATCTAGGTGGATGGCCATTGATCTCTACGTTCGAGAACTTGATAACCTCAAATTTGAGCTATCCATGAACCGTTGCAGTGACAGACTGTCGAGGCTGGCAGATGAAATTCTAGAGCAAG AAACTTCATCCAAGGATCGGCATGAGAATTGGCATCAGTGGCTTGGTAGACATCAGTCGAAGCAACAAGGTGCGGCCCTTCCATCACAACTTCCAGCCAGAGCTGATCAACCCTCGTGCACAG AATGCATTCCCCGAATTCAAATTATGAGGGCTGATTACCTGCCGAAACATCAG GATGGTCAGGACCCTCCAATGTCAAGTCCTTCCTCCCAGAGTCCCTTTCTCAACGGGCATACGATACCAAATGGATCTTCAGGGTCTCCCTCTTCTAATTCAAGTCGACTGCTTAATCAAAGGAAAATGTTTGCAGAGTCCCAGATTGGAAGGTCCAGTTTCCAAAAGCTTTTAGAGCCAAGGCCTCCTCAGAGATCTGGAATTGCTCCTTATAGAGTGGTTCTTGGTAATGTAAAGGACAAG CTTATGAAGGCACAAAGACGTTTGGAGCTTCTCCTTGAAGATCTTCCTTGTGAGTATGACCCTTGGGATTGCTATGACACTTCAGATCAACTTTTAGAACCGCTGCTCCTATGCTACGAGTCTTTG CAATCATGTGGATCTGGGGTGCTAGCTGACGGTCGGCTTACTGATCTGATCCGAAGAGTTGCTACATTTGGGATGGTACTAATGAAGCTCGATTTGCGTCAG GAATCTGGGAGACATGCTGAAACGCTTGATGCTGTTACCAAATATTTGGATATGGGTACGTACAGTGAGTGGGATGAAGAAAAGAAACTCGAATTTCTTACTAAAGAGCTCAAAGGGAAAAGACCACTAGTCCCAAAAAGCATGGAG GTTGGTCCTGATGTTAAGGAAGTACTTGATACCTTCCGCGTTGCTGCTGAGCTGGGGAGTGATTCACTTGGAGCCTATGTGATTTCTATGGCGTCAAAC GCAAGTGATGTCCTCGCGGTCGAGCTTTTGCAGAAAGATGCACGACTTGCTGTTAGTGGGGGGCTAGGAAGGCCATGTCCTGGTGGAAC GCTGCGGGTGGTTCCTTTGTTTGAAACTGTGAGCGACTTGAGAGAAGCTGGCTCAGCGATCAGAAAATTATTATCCATTGATTGGTACAGGGAGCACATAACCAAGAACCACAATGGTCTTCAAGAG GTGATGGTTGGATATTCGGATTCTGGTAAAGATGCTGGGCGTTTCACTGCGGCATGGGAACTTTACAAAGCGCAAGAGGATGTTGTGGCCGCATGCAATGAATTTGGCATTAAGGTTACCCTGTTCCATGGGCGAGGGGGAAGTATCGGTCGTGGAGGTGGTCCTACATATCTTGCCATTCAATCTCAACCTCCGGGCTCTGTAATG GGTACCCTACGATCAACTGAGCAAGGAGAGATGGTTCAGGCAAAATTTGGGCTGCCACAAACTGCTGTCAGGCAGCTAGAAATATACACGACAGCTGTGCTGCTTGCAACTATAAAACCTCCACTCTCACCTCGCGAAGAAAAGTGGCGTAACCTCATGGAGGAGATCTCAAAAATCAGTTGTCAGAACTACCGGAGTGTAGTCTACGAAAATCCAGAATTCCTTGACTACTTCCATGAGGCTACACCCCAGGCTGAGCTTGGCTTCCTCAACATTGGAAGCCGCCCCACAAGAAGAAAGACCTCCACAGGAATTGGACATCTTCGTGCAATTCCATGGGTGTTTGCATGGACCCAGACCAGATTTGTTCTTCCATCATGGCTCGGAGTTGGAGCAGGCTTAAGGGGGGTTTGCGAGAAGGGACACACCAACGACTTGAAAGCTATGTACAAAGAATGGCCCTTCTTTCAGTGTACCCTTGACCTTATAGAGATGGTTTTGGGGAAGGCAGACACTCATATAGCCAAACAGTACGACGAAGTCCTTGTCTCAGAAAGCAGGCGACATCTTGGTTCTGAGCTGCGAAGGGAGCTCTTGACTACAGAGAAGTATGTACTGGTGGTTAGCGGGCACGAGAAACTATCCGAGAATAATCGGAGCTTGAGGAAGCTTATTGAAAGCAGGCTCCCCTTTCTCAATCCTATGAACATGTTACAGGTTGAGGTACTCAAGAGACTGAGACGCGATGACGATAACAATAAACTTCGAGATGCATTGCTCATAACAATAAATGGGATCGCCGCAGGGATGAGAAACACAGGCTGA